The proteins below come from a single Mustela nigripes isolate SB6536 chromosome 14, MUSNIG.SB6536, whole genome shotgun sequence genomic window:
- the PIGV gene encoding GPI mannosyltransferase 2: MWPLDPSRKEVLRFAVSCRVLTLVLQALFNAIIPDHHAEAFSPPRLTPSGSVDQIVEGLLGGLSHWDAEHFLFIAERGYLYEHNFAFFPGFPLALLVGAELLRPLWPLLNLRSRLLISVALLNSLFSVLAAVALHDLGCLVLRCPCQAFYGALLFCLSPANVFLAAGYSEALFALLTFSAMGQLERGRSWTSGFLFALATGVRSNGLVNIGFLVYSQCQGFLSSPMVLNPLRPLLKLMSSVFLSVFALGLPFALFQYYGYTQFCLSGSVRPIPEPLRQLAMDKGYRTVEGNEPPWCSWELPLIYSYIQDIYWNVGFLRYYELKQVPNFLLATPMAILVAGATWTYVTTHPWLCVTLGMQRSKHSKTPEKPDRGFLGPRVFVYLVHATALALFGGLCMHVQVLTRFLGSSTPLVYWFPAYLLHNQEPLLRSLETVPWKPRVGDSLPGQMVPRNSIMGLLYNWKTCSLVTRCILGYFLSYWLLGLLLHCNFLPWT, translated from the exons ATGTGGCCCCTGGACCCGTCCAGGAAAGAGGTGCTGAGGTTTGCAGTCAGCTGCCGTGTCCTGACTCTGGTGCTGCAG GCTCTCTTCAATGCCATCATCCCCGATCACCATGCAGAAGCCTTCTCTCCTCCTCGCCTCACCCCTTCAGGCTCTGTGGACCAAATCGTCGAAGGTCTTCTGGGTGGCCTGTCTCACTGGGATGCTGAACACTTCCTGTTCATTGCTGAGCGTGGCTATCTCTATGAGCACAACTTCGCCTTCTTCCCTGGCTTCCCCCTGGCTCTCTTGGTGGGAGCTGAACTACTGAGGCCCCTGTGGCCATTGCTGAACCTACGAAGTCGCCTGTTAATCTCAGTAGCGCTGCTCAATTCCTTGTTCTCCGTGCTGGCCGCTGTCGCACTTCACGACCTGGGCTGTCTCGTTTTGCGCTGTCCCTGCCAGGCCTTTTATGGAGCCCTACTCTTCTGCCTCAGCCCCGCCAATGTCTTCCTGGCAGCTGGTTACTCAGAAGCTTTGTTTGCCCTCCTGACGTTCAGTGCCATGGGACAGCTGGAAAGGGGCCGAAGCTGGACTAGTGGCTTCCTCTTTGCCCTTGCCACGGGTGTACGCTCCAACGGGCTGGTCAACATTGGCTTCCTCGTGTATTCTCAGTGCCAAGGCTTTCTGTCCTCTCCCATGGTGCTGAATCCTCTGAGACCACTCTTGAAACTAATGAGCTCTGTATTCCTGTCTGTGTTCGCGCTTGGCCTTCCCTTTGCTCTCTTTCAGTATTATGGCTATACCCAGTTCTGTCTGTCAGGCTCAGTCCGCCCCATCCCGGAGCCCTTACGGCAGTTAGCCATGGACAAAGGCTACCGGACTGTGGAGGGAAATGAGCCACCTTGGTGCTCCTGGGAACTGCCCCTAATATATAGCTATATCCAGGATATCTACTGGAATGTTGGCTTTTTGAGATACTATGAGCTCAAGCAGGTGCCCAATTTCCTTCTGGCCACACCAATGGCTATCCTGGTTGCCGGGGCAACATGGACATATGTGACCACCCACCCTTGGCTCTGCGTTACGCTGGGGATGCAGAGGAGCAAGCACAGTAAGACCCCAGAGAAACCCGACCGCGGATTCCTTGGCCCTCGGGTGTTTGTGTACCTGGTCCATGCCACGGCGCTGGCGCTGTTTGGTGGTCTCTGCATGCACGTTCAG GTTCTCACCAGGTTTCTAGGTTCCTCCACTCCTCTCGTGTACTGGTTTCCAGCTTATTTGCTTCATAATCAGGAGCCACTGCTGAGATCCCTAGAGACCGTGCCTTGGAAGCCCCGTGTAGGGGACTCCCTACCAGGACAAATGGTCCCCAGAAATTCCATCATGGGACTTTTATACAACTGGAAAACCTGTTCTCTAGTCACACGATGCATTCTGGGCTACTTCCTGTCTTACTGGCTCCTGGGACTGCTCCTACATTGCAACTTCCTACCTTGGACATGA